From a region of the Triticum aestivum cultivar Chinese Spring chromosome 7D, IWGSC CS RefSeq v2.1, whole genome shotgun sequence genome:
- the LOC123169171 gene encoding factor of DNA methylation 1 yields the protein MGSPMECSSDESSELSDTDSHDYADKAYTDLKSGRLVARFGADRFRCPFCPGKEDYRYNELLQHAIGVGASNHAAEVKTNHLALANHLKTDYANAAGSLPPRQDEALMNPPRPVQDQELFVWPWMRILANVAVEETQRGGAIIMQQLAGFKPIRFDAVHCPDGGYTGFAIVRFKKDWIGFKDTLGFHNYYKSHHLGKTDWDANKCKKYMFAWLAKEEDYKADDPVGKFLSENGDLKTVAELQQEMSHKTDTLITRLTSQISAKSKYLMELECKCNHMDLALQRAMEDSDLLHQRYNEEIGKVQSTAREHSLNFFHETDQLRKQLDEKANDIKRRSKQLSEIVAQTDMERRKLENERKKNDGQNDSLNMARIEQEKANESVLILVEKYEKDKEDALNTTLQLEKQLDEKHRLQLDIQQLRGKLEVVKHMEGEGVGVKKRTEELNKDLQDRIDATGDLEELNQALIIKERMTNDELQDAKKEPILGSVDLSGPRSDTGIRRMGQVDEKPFVEACKPKHGAEADAKALELCSMWQDNLRDANWHPFKIVTTGEKPEQIIDEGDEKLVELKEELGEEVYKEEMNNKETILKQCKAKRKR from the exons ATGGG GTCTCCTATGGAGTGCAGTTCAGACGAGTCGTCAGAGCTAAGTGATACTGATAGCCATGACTATGCTGACAAGGCGTACACGGACCTCAAGTCTGGCAGGCTTGTGGCGAGGTTCGGCGCCGACAGGTTTAGATGCCCGTTCTGCCCCGGGAAGGAGGACTACCGTTACAATGAGCTGCTTCAGCATGCAATTGGTGTGGGCGCATCCAACCATGCTGCCGAAGTGAAGACAAACCATCTGGCATTGGCCAATCATCTCAAGACGGACTATGCTAATGCAGCAGGCTCATTGCCGCCGCGACAAGACGAGGCGCTAATGAATCCTCCAAGGCCTGTGCAAGATCAGGAGCTGTTTGTTTGGCCCTGGATGCGCATCCTTGCCAATGTTGCAGTAGAGGAAACACAGAGAGGTGGAGCCATTATAATGCAACAATTAGCTGGTTTCAAACCCATACGTTTTGATGCTGTGCATTGTCCTGACGGCGGGTACACTGGCTTTGCAATAGTCCGTTTCAAAAAGGATTGGATCGGGTTCAAGGATACCTTGGGATTCCACAACTACTACAAATCACATCATCTGGGTAAAACGGATTGGGATGCAAATAAATGTAAGAAGTACATGTTTGCTTGGCTGGCAAAAGAGGAGGACTACAAAGCCGATGATCCAGTTGGCAAGTTCTTGTCAGAAAATGGTGATCTGAAGACAGTGGCTGAACTGCAACAGGAGATGTCCCACAAGACTGACACTCTCATAACTCGTTTGACGAGCCAGATTAGTGCTAAGAGCAAGTACTTGATGGAACTTGAGTGCAAGTGTAATCATATGGACCTCGCTCTTCAAAGGGCCATGGAAGACAGCGACTTGCTGCACCAACGCTACAACGAAG AAATCGGAAAGGTGCAGTCAACTGCCCGTGAACATTCATTGAATTTTTTTCATGAGACTGATCAGCTGAGAAAGCAGTTGGATGAGAAAGCGAACGACATCAAAAGGAGATCCAAGCAATTAAGTGAAATAGTTGCTCAAACTGACATGGAAAGAAGAAAACTTGAGAATGAGAGGAAGAAG AATGATGGTCAAAACGACTCCCTTAACATGGCCAGAATTGAGCAAGAAAAAGCCAATGAAAGTGTGCTGATTCTTGTTGAGAAATACGAG AAAGACAAGGAAGACGCTCTGAACACAACCTTGCAGTTAGAGAAGCAGCTTGATGAGAAGCATCGGCTGCAGCTGGATATTCAACAGCTTAGAGGCAAACTGGAGGTGGTGAAGCACATGGAGGGAGAGGGCGTTGGTGTGAAGAAACGTACCGAAGAGCTGAATAAGGATCTACAGGATAGAATCGATGCAACGGGAGACCTTGAAGAACTAAATCAAGCTCTGATTATCAAGGAAAGGATGACCAATGATGAATTGCAGGATGCAAAGAAAGAGCCTATTTTG GGCTCGGTGGATCTGTCGGGCCCTCGTAGCGACACTGGAATCAGGAGGATGGGTCAAGTGGATGAGAAGCCGTTTGTTGAAGCTTGCAAGCCAAAGCACGGCGCGGAGGCGGATGCTAAAGCTCTTGAATTATGCTCCATGTGGCAAGACAATCTGAGGGATGCTAATTGGCACCCTTTCAAGATAGTGACCACAGGTGAAAAGCCTGAG CAAATCATCGACGAGGGTGACGAGAAGCTGGTGGAGTTGAAGGAGGAGCTGGGTGAAGAGGTTTACAAGGAGGAGATGAACAACAAAGAGACCATCCTCAAGCAGTGCAAGGCGAAACGTAAGAGGTGA